The following proteins are encoded in a genomic region of Terriglobia bacterium:
- a CDS encoding type II toxin-antitoxin system RelE/ParE family toxin: protein MKAAIFHPAARAAIRLFPKDVRLELGKAIFDLQKGAILGMPFSRHMPSVAQGVEELRIRDRAGIYRAFYYARSPRGVLVFHAFVKKSRTTPKQDVDMGRKRLKELLDEKV from the coding sequence GTGAAAGCAGCGATCTTTCATCCTGCGGCCCGGGCGGCAATCCGCTTGTTTCCCAAGGACGTCCGACTGGAGCTTGGCAAGGCGATTTTTGATCTGCAGAAGGGCGCGATTCTGGGGATGCCTTTCTCCCGGCACATGCCATCGGTAGCGCAGGGGGTTGAGGAGTTGAGAATCCGGGACCGAGCCGGGATTTATCGCGCATTCTATTATGCGAGATCGCCGCGAGGCGTTCTGGTGTTCCACGCGTTCGTGAAAAAGAGCCGGACGACGCCCAAGCAGGATGTGGATATGGGAAGGAAGCGGTTAAAGGAGTTACTGGATGAAAAAGTCTAA
- a CDS encoding LysR family transcriptional regulator, which produces MNLSNIQIFVEVVRQGGFAPVARLRGVDPSSISRAIASLEAELGVRLLHRTTRRLSPTEAGAVYFDRVESLADELESAHLRAADVDERPKGTLRITAPVSFAELNIVPLLPRLAASFPELSFDLVLTDAMLDLVTERIDVAIRIGPLVSSGLVAYQLCPLVGKVCASPAYLKQHGRPRVPVDLKRHNCLLLDMPGFDSKWRFRGANRKGFDVSVQGRLRSSNAIALKQCALAGMGIILQARWIVGQELQEGRLVDLFPGYEVTAANFESAAAWVLYPSRSYLPLKVRVFIDFLKEAFRQGLPGDS; this is translated from the coding sequence ATGAATCTTTCGAATATTCAGATATTCGTGGAAGTTGTCAGACAGGGAGGCTTTGCTCCTGTCGCGCGCCTTCGCGGAGTGGATCCGTCTTCCATCTCCCGGGCGATTGCCTCGCTGGAGGCGGAGCTAGGGGTACGGCTGCTGCATCGGACGACACGCCGTCTGTCCCCCACGGAGGCCGGCGCCGTGTATTTCGATCGCGTCGAATCTCTCGCAGACGAGCTCGAGAGCGCGCATCTCAGGGCCGCTGACGTTGACGAACGACCCAAGGGAACTCTGCGCATCACCGCGCCGGTAAGCTTCGCCGAACTCAATATTGTGCCCCTTCTCCCCAGGCTAGCAGCTTCCTTCCCTGAGCTTTCGTTTGATCTCGTGCTGACGGATGCGATGCTCGACCTAGTCACTGAGCGCATCGACGTTGCCATCAGGATCGGTCCTTTGGTTTCCTCGGGGCTTGTGGCTTACCAACTATGCCCGCTGGTCGGAAAAGTATGCGCCAGCCCGGCCTATCTTAAGCAACACGGCCGTCCGCGCGTGCCCGTTGATCTCAAGCGGCACAACTGCCTTCTTTTGGATATGCCTGGTTTCGATTCGAAATGGCGATTTCGGGGCGCAAACCGGAAGGGCTTTGATGTATCCGTTCAAGGAAGACTGCGAAGCTCCAATGCCATCGCGCTCAAGCAATGTGCTCTTGCCGGCATGGGCATAATTCTTCAAGCGCGGTGGATCGTAGGGCAAGAGTTGCAGGAGGGCCGCTTGGTAGATCTTTTCCCTGGGTATGAGGTCACGGCGGCGAATTTCGAATCTGCAGCCGCCTGGGTGCTCTATCCGTCCCGTAGTTATTTACCGCTTAAGGTGCGCGTCTTCATAGATTTTCTAAAGGAAGCGTTTCGGCAAGGACTACCAGGGGACTCATAG
- a CDS encoding DUF1330 domain-containing protein: MPSLLITTGALHPDGQDAYNRYASVVVPLIEAAGGKVLRRGTFQEAIVGDDCPEFIAVMEFPDVDSIHVMFAGSAYRAAIPDRNLAFRDIRTFICNPL, translated from the coding sequence ATGCCATCTCTCCTGATTACGACTGGAGCCCTGCATCCAGATGGGCAGGACGCTTACAACCGGTATGCCTCGGTGGTCGTGCCACTCATCGAGGCAGCCGGCGGCAAGGTACTACGTCGGGGCACATTCCAGGAGGCCATCGTTGGCGATGATTGTCCGGAATTCATCGCAGTCATGGAATTCCCGGATGTCGATTCGATTCATGTCATGTTTGCCGGCAGCGCTTATCGGGCGGCGATTCCCGACCGAAACCTGGCCTTCAGAGATATCCGGACGTTCATTTGCAATCCCCTTTAG
- a CDS encoding type II secretion system GspH family protein, with product MPHPLRTIRRGDLQAGMTLLELIIACSILLILSSAALPIARYSIVRQKETELHRNLREIRNAIDRYKDLADRNQIRVEVGSEGYPPDLETLVNGVQLGAGSDRKIRFLRRIPVDPITGRAEWGLRAVQDDPDSTSWGGKNVFDVYSKSMGTALDGTRYAEW from the coding sequence ATGCCGCATCCGCTGCGTACAATCCGACGAGGCGATCTCCAGGCGGGGATGACTCTGCTGGAACTGATTATCGCCTGCTCGATCCTGCTGATTCTCTCTTCTGCCGCGTTGCCCATCGCCCGCTACAGTATCGTGCGCCAGAAGGAGACCGAACTGCACCGGAACCTGCGCGAGATTCGCAACGCCATCGACCGCTACAAGGACCTTGCCGACCGCAACCAGATCCGCGTCGAAGTGGGCAGCGAAGGCTATCCCCCGGACCTCGAGACGCTGGTGAACGGAGTGCAACTAGGCGCCGGCAGCGACCGCAAGATCCGCTTCCTGCGCCGAATCCCAGTGGATCCCATTACCGGGCGCGCCGAATGGGGCCTGCGCGCGGTGCAAGACGATCCGGATTCCACTTCCTGGGGAGGCAAAAACGTTTTCGATGTCTATTCGAAATCGATGGGCACTGCCCTGGATGGGACGCGCTATGCGGAATGGTAA
- the smpB gene encoding SsrA-binding protein SmpB, whose translation MAKPAKKAEKGKGGDEIVAQNRAASYNYHLLEKFEAGMVLHGTEVKALREGKANIRDAYVEIKPNGAWLVNAHIAQYLPGGPWNHEPLGSRKLLLHKKELNKLAGKTQAKGLTVIPLRIYFRNGIAKCEIALAKGKKDYDRRQDSRDKESRKEVDEALYRARRR comes from the coding sequence GTGGCTAAGCCGGCAAAAAAAGCGGAGAAGGGGAAGGGTGGCGATGAGATCGTCGCGCAGAACCGCGCGGCCTCCTATAACTACCATCTTTTGGAGAAGTTCGAGGCCGGCATGGTGCTGCACGGCACGGAAGTGAAGGCCTTGCGCGAAGGAAAGGCGAATATCCGGGACGCCTACGTGGAGATCAAGCCCAACGGCGCCTGGCTCGTCAACGCACACATCGCCCAGTACTTACCCGGTGGCCCCTGGAACCACGAGCCCCTTGGCTCCCGCAAACTCCTTCTGCACAAGAAAGAGCTGAACAAGCTGGCCGGCAAGACCCAGGCAAAAGGTTTGACCGTCATTCCCTTGCGTATCTATTTCCGCAACGGCATCGCCAAATGCGAGATCGCCCTGGCCAAGGGCAAGAAAGACTACGACCGCCGCCAGGATTCCCGCGACAAGGAATCCCGCAAAGAAGTGGATGAAGCCTTGTATCGAGCCCGGAGGAGATAG
- the argS gene encoding arginine--tRNA ligase: MYQLLLNRLRDTLARHIQQNYGVTIEIALEKPPKLEMGELASPVCFELAKRLKRAPRQIAQEMVNQLAPVEGIARIEVAGAGYLNAFLDRAAFWHRALAESAAGGPATPAAGGKIIVEHTNINPNKAAHIGHLRNAVLGDTFVRLLRHTGHTVEVQNYIDNTGVQVADVVVGFMHMEKRTARNVRALTHEPRFDYFCWDLYARVTQFFEEDKSRQALRGEMLKRIEEGLGEEAEVGQIVADAIVACHLRTMARLDIHYDLLPRESEILHLKFWDAAFTKLKETGAIQLAATGKNAGCWIMPWEQGEGAAESEDADAQAKVIVRSNGTVTYVGKDIAYQMWKFGLLGKDFHYARHPHAPAGEALWVTTSEPSDPQAPPFGKATTVYNVIDARQAYLQQVVTAGLRALGYNAEADRSVHFSYEIVALTPRCAREMGYELSPEELKKPYVEVSGRKGLGVKADDLLDQLEAATLAEVRQRHPEMPAAEQQQTAHAIAVGALRFFLLKFTRTAIIAFDFEDALSFEGETGPYCQYAVVRIRGIRRKGSEVPGASPALSNEFLAKIFSGAEGQGLWELLLLGGSLDYATAAAIGAQESAFVAKYAFQLAQSFNNFYHKHHILSEADAEKRAFLLQLTELVEAQLVRTLRLLGIEAPEKM; encoded by the coding sequence GTGTACCAGCTACTTCTAAATCGCCTCCGCGACACCCTGGCTCGCCACATTCAGCAGAACTATGGCGTAACCATCGAGATCGCCCTGGAAAAGCCGCCCAAGCTGGAGATGGGCGAACTGGCCTCGCCCGTCTGCTTCGAGCTGGCCAAGCGCCTGAAACGCGCCCCGCGGCAGATCGCCCAGGAGATGGTCAACCAGCTCGCCCCGGTGGAAGGCATCGCGCGCATCGAGGTCGCCGGAGCGGGCTATCTGAACGCGTTCCTCGACCGCGCCGCCTTCTGGCACCGCGCGCTGGCGGAATCCGCGGCTGGCGGGCCGGCCACCCCGGCCGCCGGCGGCAAGATCATCGTCGAGCACACCAACATCAATCCCAACAAGGCGGCGCACATCGGGCACCTGCGCAATGCCGTCCTGGGCGATACCTTCGTGCGCTTGCTGCGCCACACCGGCCACACCGTCGAAGTCCAGAACTACATCGACAACACCGGCGTGCAGGTCGCCGACGTCGTCGTCGGCTTCATGCACATGGAGAAGCGCACCGCGCGCAACGTGCGCGCCCTGACCCACGAGCCGCGCTTCGATTACTTCTGCTGGGATCTCTATGCGCGGGTGACCCAGTTTTTCGAGGAAGACAAGTCGCGGCAGGCGCTGCGCGGAGAAATGCTGAAGCGCATTGAAGAAGGCCTGGGCGAAGAGGCCGAAGTCGGACAGATCGTGGCCGACGCCATCGTGGCCTGCCACTTGCGCACCATGGCGCGCCTGGACATCCACTACGACCTTCTGCCACGCGAGAGCGAAATCCTGCACCTGAAGTTCTGGGATGCGGCGTTCACCAAGCTGAAAGAAACCGGCGCGATCCAGCTCGCCGCCACCGGTAAGAACGCGGGCTGCTGGATCATGCCCTGGGAGCAGGGCGAAGGCGCCGCCGAAAGCGAGGACGCCGACGCCCAGGCCAAGGTCATCGTGCGCTCCAACGGCACGGTCACCTATGTGGGCAAGGACATCGCCTACCAGATGTGGAAATTCGGCCTGCTGGGCAAGGATTTTCACTACGCGCGCCACCCGCACGCCCCGGCTGGCGAGGCGTTGTGGGTGACCACCAGCGAGCCGAGCGACCCGCAGGCCCCGCCCTTCGGCAAGGCTACGACCGTGTACAACGTGATTGATGCCCGCCAGGCCTATCTGCAGCAGGTGGTAACTGCGGGGCTGCGCGCCCTGGGTTATAACGCGGAGGCCGATCGCTCCGTCCACTTCTCCTACGAAATCGTGGCCCTCACGCCGCGCTGCGCCCGCGAGATGGGTTACGAGCTTTCCCCCGAAGAACTGAAGAAGCCTTACGTGGAAGTGAGCGGGCGCAAGGGCCTCGGGGTGAAGGCCGACGACCTACTCGACCAGCTCGAAGCCGCCACGCTCGCCGAGGTGCGCCAGCGCCATCCGGAGATGCCCGCCGCGGAGCAGCAACAGACCGCGCACGCCATCGCCGTGGGCGCGCTGCGCTTCTTCCTGCTGAAGTTCACGCGCACGGCCATCATCGCTTTCGATTTCGAGGATGCCCTGAGCTTTGAAGGCGAGACCGGGCCCTACTGCCAGTACGCCGTGGTGCGCATTCGCGGCATTCGCCGCAAGGGCAGCGAGGTGCCGGGCGCTTCCCCCGCGCTGTCCAATGAGTTTCTCGCGAAGATATTTTCAGGAGCCGAAGGCCAGGGTCTCTGGGAGCTGCTGCTGCTCGGCGGTTCGCTCGATTACGCCACCGCCGCGGCCATCGGCGCGCAGGAATCCGCGTTTGTCGCCAAATACGCCTTCCAGCTCGCGCAGTCCTTCAACAACTTCTACCACAAGCACCACATTCTCTCGGAAGCGGACGCCGAGAAGCGCGCCTTCCTGCTGCAACTGACCGAATTGGTCGAAGCGCAGCTGGTGCGCACCCTCCGCCTGCTCGGCATCGAAGCCCCGGAAAAAATGTGA
- a CDS encoding SDR family oxidoreductase, which translates to MKTQLSIALVTGANRGIGRAFVEALLERGVNRVYAAARKLTDLEPVVAIDRKRVLPLKIDITSLAEINAAAEKACDVNLLINNAGIADFGSLLDAPGESIRRNMETNYFGTLHAIRSFAPVIEKNGGGAIVNLLTIVALASMPGLGVYNASKAAAWSMTQSLRADLRKRKIRVYGVFPGPVDTDMIRGVDMPKTSATDVARAVLSGIENGDEDIFPDPMAKQMYAAWKQDHKAVERQFGSM; encoded by the coding sequence ATGAAAACTCAACTCAGCATCGCCCTTGTCACTGGCGCTAACCGGGGAATCGGCCGCGCATTCGTGGAGGCCCTTCTTGAGCGTGGCGTGAATCGCGTCTACGCGGCAGCGCGCAAACTCACGGACTTGGAACCGGTCGTTGCCATCGACCGCAAACGAGTTCTTCCCCTCAAGATCGACATTACCAGCCTGGCGGAGATCAATGCCGCGGCGGAGAAAGCATGCGACGTCAACCTTCTGATCAACAACGCCGGTATCGCTGACTTTGGAAGCCTGCTGGATGCTCCCGGTGAATCCATCCGCCGCAATATGGAGACGAACTATTTCGGCACCTTGCATGCAATCCGCTCGTTCGCTCCGGTTATCGAGAAGAACGGCGGAGGAGCAATCGTCAATCTCTTAACCATAGTGGCCCTGGCAAGCATGCCCGGATTGGGTGTCTACAACGCCTCCAAAGCCGCGGCATGGTCCATGACTCAATCACTGCGAGCCGATCTCCGGAAGCGCAAGATACGGGTCTACGGCGTCTTCCCCGGACCCGTGGATACCGACATGATTCGCGGTGTTGACATGCCCAAGACCTCCGCCACCGATGTCGCACGCGCAGTCTTGAGCGGCATCGAAAACGGAGACGAAGATATCTTCCCAGATCCCATGGCGAAGCAGATGTACGCCGCGTGGAAGCAAGACCATAAGGCGGTAGAGCGCCAATTCGGCTCCATGTAG
- a CDS encoding leucyl aminopeptidase has product MQIALETRPFAELQTAALVSYVFEETDPVQGRIADLDQKTGGLLRKLAQGGELTGKTLEMTLVHAPEGLQAERLLLVGAGKREQYGSAQLRKLAGAALRYLKGRSVKQFAFVVREGEATAESAQAVTEGLIFADFESDKYKSEKKNGKEVDAVLLSGWDGGSRAAGEAGLQRGRIIGDAQNFTRDLVNEPSNKLTPRILAERAEAMAREAGLAVEILDEKKIAELKMGALLSVAQGSVEPPRMMVVTYTPANAKPGAPVIGLVGKAVTFDTGGISIKPAEGMEKMKYDMAGGATMLGVMRALAALKPSVKVICVVPSTENMPGGKAQKPGDIQVAMSGKTIEVLNTDAEGRLILADGVTYAKQLGATHLIDAATLTGAIVVALANVNVGVFGSDQAFTDKLLASAKACGEKMWQMPVDDEYREFIKGTMADIQNIGSGKGGGAITGAMFIKEFAGDSPWIHLDIAGTAWLDDAKPWAAKGASAVAVRTLVDLVTKL; this is encoded by the coding sequence ATGCAGATCGCACTCGAAACCCGCCCCTTCGCAGAACTCCAGACCGCCGCGCTGGTTAGTTACGTATTCGAAGAGACCGATCCCGTCCAGGGACGCATCGCCGACTTGGACCAGAAAACCGGCGGCCTGCTGCGCAAACTGGCGCAGGGCGGCGAATTGACCGGGAAGACCCTGGAGATGACCCTGGTGCATGCCCCGGAGGGACTGCAGGCCGAGCGCCTGCTGCTGGTCGGTGCGGGGAAGCGCGAGCAGTACGGCAGCGCGCAACTGCGCAAGCTGGCTGGAGCGGCCCTGCGCTATCTGAAAGGCCGTTCGGTGAAGCAGTTTGCCTTTGTGGTGCGCGAGGGCGAGGCCACTGCGGAATCGGCGCAGGCGGTGACCGAAGGATTGATCTTCGCCGATTTCGAATCGGACAAGTACAAGAGCGAGAAGAAGAATGGCAAAGAAGTGGACGCCGTTTTGCTCTCCGGCTGGGACGGCGGCAGCCGCGCCGCGGGCGAAGCGGGGCTGCAGCGCGGCCGGATAATCGGCGACGCACAGAACTTCACGCGCGACCTGGTGAATGAGCCTTCCAACAAGTTGACGCCGCGGATTCTGGCCGAGCGCGCCGAAGCCATGGCCCGCGAAGCCGGCCTGGCCGTGGAGATCCTGGACGAGAAGAAGATCGCCGAGCTTAAAATGGGCGCGCTGCTCAGCGTGGCCCAGGGCAGCGTCGAGCCGCCGCGCATGATGGTGGTCACCTATACACCGGCGAACGCCAAGCCCGGCGCCCCGGTGATCGGGCTGGTGGGCAAGGCGGTCACGTTTGATACCGGCGGCATCTCCATCAAGCCGGCCGAGGGCATGGAGAAGATGAAATACGACATGGCCGGCGGGGCCACCATGCTCGGCGTGATGCGCGCGCTCGCGGCGCTCAAGCCCAGCGTGAAAGTGATCTGCGTGGTACCCTCCACGGAGAACATGCCCGGCGGAAAAGCGCAGAAGCCCGGCGACATCCAGGTAGCCATGTCCGGCAAGACCATCGAGGTGCTGAACACCGACGCCGAGGGCCGCCTAATCCTCGCCGACGGCGTCACCTACGCCAAGCAGCTCGGCGCCACGCACCTGATCGATGCCGCCACGCTCACCGGCGCCATCGTTGTGGCCCTGGCCAACGTCAACGTCGGCGTCTTCGGCTCGGACCAGGCGTTTACGGACAAGCTGCTGGCCAGCGCCAAGGCCTGCGGCGAAAAAATGTGGCAGATGCCCGTGGACGACGAGTACCGCGAATTCATCAAGGGCACCATGGCCGATATCCAGAACATCGGCAGCGGCAAGGGCGGCGGGGCCATCACCGGGGCTATGTTCATCAAGGAGTTCGCGGGGGACTCTCCGTGGATCCACCTGGACATCGCCGGGACGGCCTGGCTGGATGACGCCAAGCCGTGGGCCGCCAAAGGCGCGAGCGCGGTGGCGGTGCGCACGCTGGTGGACCTGGTGACGAAGCTGTAG
- the metG gene encoding methionine--tRNA ligase — protein sequence MAATKPKYYITTPIYYVNARPHIGHTYTTLAADTIARYKQMRGYDVTFLTGTDEHGQKVERSAKKEGISPIDFVDRVAAEYHGLWQELGFRVDRFIRTTETRHAHAVQHLFREIQRNGYVEKGYYEGNYCVHDEMYVEDPTPGALCPECHRPTEVVKEENYFFKLGKFEKPLLNYYQEHPEFLEPEARRNEVISFVSGGLRDLSISRTTLKWGIPWPGDEKHVFYVWSDALTNYLTAAGYPLKKEEFERLWPADVHLVGKEIIRFHAVYWPAFLMAAGLPLPKKIFAHGHLLFQEEKMSKSRGNIQSAQPIARVLGADALRYFLLREIVFGQDGNFSREALVARYNSDLANGLGNLASRTLTMIEKNFEGRVPKPGEETPAEKALAGEAQTAMAEAQKHYEAFAFSRALEAIWALIAAADKYLTSEQPWALGGSPDEQKRRGTILWTSAEALRIVCLLAHPVLPASTNKVWATLGQSGTPGNQDWDALRWGQLAPGTRLGKTEALFPRVDKTEAIERIEAMENELQKPAAPAAAAAPAAAPGAAAAPAVSEKIAIEDFTKVEMRVGQIKTAERIAGADKLLKITVDIGTETRQICAGIAQHYEPEALVGRKVVVVVNLAPRKLRGVESNGMIVAAAVGPEGRPVLAGFLEDVEVGSRLR from the coding sequence ATGGCAGCCACCAAGCCGAAATACTACATCACGACGCCGATCTACTACGTGAACGCGCGTCCGCACATCGGGCACACGTACACGACGCTGGCCGCGGACACCATCGCGCGCTACAAGCAGATGCGCGGTTACGACGTGACCTTCCTCACCGGCACGGACGAGCACGGACAGAAGGTGGAGCGCTCGGCGAAGAAGGAAGGGATTTCGCCCATCGATTTCGTGGACCGCGTGGCGGCGGAATACCATGGGCTGTGGCAGGAGCTGGGCTTCCGCGTGGACCGCTTCATCCGCACCACGGAAACGCGGCACGCGCACGCGGTGCAGCATCTCTTCCGGGAGATTCAGCGCAACGGCTACGTGGAGAAGGGCTATTACGAAGGCAACTACTGCGTGCACGACGAGATGTACGTGGAAGATCCCACGCCGGGCGCGCTGTGCCCCGAATGCCACCGGCCGACCGAGGTGGTCAAGGAAGAGAACTATTTCTTCAAGCTCGGGAAATTCGAAAAGCCGCTGCTGAACTACTACCAGGAGCATCCGGAATTCCTCGAGCCGGAAGCGCGGCGCAACGAGGTGATCTCCTTCGTGAGCGGGGGGCTGCGCGACCTTTCCATCAGCCGCACCACGCTGAAATGGGGCATCCCGTGGCCGGGCGACGAAAAGCACGTTTTTTACGTGTGGTCGGACGCGCTGACCAACTACCTCACCGCCGCGGGCTATCCGCTGAAGAAGGAGGAATTCGAGCGGCTGTGGCCGGCGGACGTGCACCTGGTGGGGAAAGAGATCATCCGCTTCCACGCGGTGTACTGGCCGGCATTCCTGATGGCCGCGGGGCTGCCGCTGCCGAAGAAAATCTTCGCGCACGGGCACCTGCTGTTTCAGGAAGAGAAGATGTCCAAGTCGCGCGGGAACATCCAGTCGGCGCAGCCCATCGCGCGGGTTTTGGGCGCGGATGCGCTGCGCTATTTCCTGCTGCGGGAGATCGTCTTCGGGCAGGACGGCAATTTCAGCCGCGAAGCGCTGGTGGCGCGCTACAACAGCGATCTGGCCAACGGGCTGGGCAACCTGGCCAGCCGCACGCTGACCATGATCGAGAAGAACTTCGAAGGGCGCGTGCCCAAGCCGGGCGAGGAGACGCCCGCGGAGAAAGCCCTGGCCGGGGAAGCGCAGACGGCGATGGCGGAGGCGCAGAAGCACTACGAGGCGTTCGCGTTTTCGCGCGCGCTGGAGGCCATCTGGGCGCTGATCGCCGCCGCGGACAAGTACCTGACCTCGGAGCAGCCCTGGGCGCTGGGCGGTTCGCCGGACGAGCAGAAGCGCCGGGGCACGATACTGTGGACCTCGGCGGAGGCGCTGCGCATCGTGTGCCTGCTGGCGCACCCGGTCTTGCCGGCGAGCACGAACAAGGTGTGGGCCACGCTGGGGCAGAGCGGCACGCCGGGGAATCAGGATTGGGACGCGTTGCGCTGGGGCCAACTGGCGCCGGGCACGCGCCTGGGCAAGACCGAAGCGCTCTTTCCGCGCGTCGATAAAACCGAAGCGATAGAGAGGATCGAAGCCATGGAAAACGAACTGCAGAAGCCGGCGGCGCCCGCAGCGGCGGCCGCTCCAGCGGCGGCACCCGGCGCGGCCGCGGCGCCGGCGGTGAGCGAGAAGATCGCCATCGAGGATTTCACGAAGGTGGAGATGCGCGTGGGGCAGATCAAGACCGCGGAGCGCATCGCGGGCGCGGACAAGCTGCTGAAGATCACCGTGGACATCGGGACGGAGACCCGGCAGATCTGCGCGGGCATCGCGCAGCACTACGAACCGGAGGCGCTGGTGGGCCGCAAGGTCGTGGTGGTGGTGAACCTAGCGCCGCGCAAGCTGCGCGGTGTGGAGTCCAACGGGATGATCGTGGCCGCGGCAGTCGGGCCGGAGGGGCGTCCGGTCCTCGCGGGTTTCCTCGAGGATGTGGAAGTCGGGTCGCGGCTGCGCTAA
- the larC gene encoding nickel pincer cofactor biosynthesis protein LarC — translation MKLAYFDCFSGISGDMTLGALVDAGCPLEQLREGLAGLRLAGWEISAEKVWKNGMSATWVRVKAEDQQKHRSLSTILEMIEKSGLGQPVRERATAIFQRLGEAEAKVHDAPLEKIHFHEVGAVDSIVDIVGASIGFAALGIERFACSPLNVGSGTVKTAHGLLPVPAPATAELLRGKPTYSTGVPREMVTPTGAAIVATLCAEFGAQPRMNTSAIGYGAGTSDLPGQPNVVRLLVGEAAEAGQGIETEEIAVIETNLDDMNPQIYGYVLERALAAGALDVYTTPVQMKKNRPGTLLTVLCRPEGVDALMKLLFAETTTLGARTYRAERRCLPREWVSVHTEFGDVRIKVSRAGGKILHVAPEYEDCRKLAAERDVPLQGVIAEALRAYETGGKSE, via the coding sequence ATGAAATTAGCTTACTTCGACTGTTTTTCCGGAATCAGCGGGGACATGACGCTGGGGGCTTTGGTGGACGCTGGGTGTCCGCTCGAGCAGTTGCGGGAGGGGCTGGCGGGGTTGCGGCTGGCGGGGTGGGAGATTTCGGCGGAGAAGGTGTGGAAGAACGGGATGTCCGCGACGTGGGTGCGCGTGAAGGCCGAGGACCAGCAAAAGCACCGCTCGCTGAGCACGATCCTGGAGATGATCGAGAAGTCGGGGCTGGGCCAGCCGGTGCGGGAGCGGGCGACGGCGATCTTCCAGCGGCTGGGCGAGGCGGAAGCGAAAGTGCACGACGCGCCGCTCGAGAAGATCCATTTTCATGAAGTGGGCGCGGTGGATTCGATCGTGGACATTGTGGGGGCGAGCATCGGATTCGCGGCGCTGGGAATCGAACGCTTCGCCTGCTCGCCGCTGAACGTGGGCAGCGGAACGGTCAAGACGGCGCACGGATTACTGCCAGTGCCGGCGCCGGCCACGGCGGAGCTGTTGCGCGGCAAGCCGACGTATTCGACGGGCGTGCCGAGGGAGATGGTGACGCCGACGGGCGCGGCGATCGTGGCCACGCTGTGCGCGGAGTTCGGCGCGCAGCCGCGGATGAACACGTCCGCGATTGGCTATGGCGCGGGGACGTCCGATCTGCCGGGGCAGCCGAACGTGGTGCGCCTGCTGGTGGGCGAAGCGGCGGAAGCCGGGCAGGGAATCGAGACGGAAGAGATTGCGGTGATCGAGACCAATCTCGACGACATGAATCCGCAGATTTACGGCTACGTGCTGGAGAGGGCGCTGGCGGCGGGCGCGCTGGACGTTTACACCACGCCGGTGCAGATGAAGAAAAACCGGCCGGGGACGCTGCTGACGGTGCTGTGCCGGCCGGAGGGCGTGGACGCGCTGATGAAGCTGCTCTTCGCGGAGACCACGACGCTGGGCGCCCGCACCTATCGCGCCGAGCGGCGGTGTCTGCCGCGCGAATGGGTGAGCGTGCACACGGAGTTTGGGGACGTGCGCATCAAGGTGTCCCGGGCCGGCGGAAAGATTCTGCACGTGGCGCCGGAGTACGAGGATTGCCGCAAACTGGCGGCGGAGCGCGACGTGCCGCTGCAGGGGGTGATTGCGGAGGCGCTGCGGGCGTACGAAACGGGCGGGAAGAGTGAGTAG
- a CDS encoding helix-turn-helix domain-containing protein, with amino-acid sequence MKKSKAVVVRTAAELAKALGLTPADGAEMELRSELNSKIIEVVRKKGLTHAQVARLARTSRTRITAMMNRNTKDISTDLMLRVLYALGYSARVTFGRAA; translated from the coding sequence ATGAAAAAGTCTAAAGCAGTGGTCGTGCGCACGGCCGCCGAGTTGGCGAAAGCCCTGGGTCTGACCCCGGCGGACGGCGCGGAAATGGAACTGCGCAGCGAGCTCAACTCGAAAATCATCGAAGTTGTGCGGAAGAAGGGTTTGACGCATGCACAGGTAGCGCGGCTGGCGCGCACATCGCGGACGCGCATTACGGCGATGATGAACCGCAATACGAAGGACATTTCGACGGACTTGATGTTGCGCGTGCTCTATGCACTGGGGTATAGCGCCAGGGTCACTTTCGGGAGAGCTGCGTGA